The following proteins are encoded in a genomic region of Chryseobacterium cucumeris:
- the rpsA gene encoding 30S ribosomal protein S1: MSKETNSAEVLLNQNVAPEQFDWDSFESGLDADARKEKSDLEEIYNGSLNNLDDNDVLIGKVVRLTDKEAIVDINFKSEGVISLNEFRYNQGLKVGDEVEVMVDKREDKTGQLQLSHRKARTLKAWDKVNELHETGEIVNGFVKSRTKGGMIVDVHGIEAFLPGSQIDVKPIKDYDQFVGKTMEFKVVKINPEFKNVVVSHKALIEADIEGQKKEIIAQLEKGQVLEGTVKNITSYGVFIDLGGVDGLIHITDLSWSRVNHPSEILEDGQTVKVVILDFDDEKTRIQLGMKQLEAHPWDALSADLKVGDKVKGKVVVLADYGAFVEIAPGVEGLIHVSEMSWSTHLRSAGDFVKVGDEVEAEVLTLDREERKISLGIKQLSKDPWENIEAKYPVGSQHVGTVRNFTNFGVFVELEEGIDGLIYISDLSWTKKIKHPSEFCAVGDKLDVVVLELDIQARRLSLGHKQLTENPWDKFETKYAEGTIHAGKAVEVHDKGASVQFEDAEVEAFCPSRLLEKEDGSKIKKGEEAQFKVIEFNKEFKRVVVSHTGIFRDEEKKNVKEASSRNVTSSSNNEERSTLGDIDALAELKRKMEEGK; this comes from the coding sequence ATGTCAAAAGAGACAAATTCAGCAGAGGTTTTATTAAACCAAAATGTAGCACCAGAACAATTTGATTGGGATTCATTCGAATCAGGTCTTGATGCAGATGCGAGAAAAGAAAAAAGCGATTTAGAAGAAATCTACAACGGATCATTAAACAACTTAGACGATAACGACGTTCTAATTGGTAAAGTTGTAAGATTAACTGATAAAGAAGCTATCGTAGACATCAACTTCAAATCTGAAGGTGTTATCTCTCTAAACGAATTCCGTTACAACCAAGGCCTGAAAGTAGGTGACGAGGTAGAAGTAATGGTTGACAAGAGAGAAGACAAAACTGGACAATTACAGTTATCTCACAGAAAAGCGAGAACGCTTAAAGCTTGGGATAAAGTAAACGAACTTCACGAAACTGGAGAAATCGTTAACGGTTTTGTTAAATCAAGAACTAAAGGTGGTATGATCGTTGACGTTCACGGAATCGAAGCATTCTTACCTGGTTCTCAAATTGACGTTAAGCCAATTAAAGATTACGATCAGTTCGTAGGAAAAACTATGGAGTTCAAAGTTGTGAAAATCAACCCTGAGTTCAAAAACGTAGTGGTATCTCACAAAGCATTGATCGAAGCAGATATCGAAGGTCAGAAAAAAGAAATCATCGCTCAGCTTGAAAAAGGACAGGTTCTTGAAGGTACTGTTAAGAACATCACTTCTTACGGTGTATTCATTGACTTAGGTGGTGTAGATGGATTGATCCACATTACAGACCTTTCTTGGTCTAGAGTGAACCACCCATCTGAAATCCTTGAGGACGGACAAACTGTAAAAGTTGTAATCCTTGATTTCGATGATGAGAAAACAAGAATCCAATTAGGTATGAAGCAATTAGAAGCTCATCCTTGGGATGCTCTTTCTGCTGACTTGAAAGTAGGTGACAAAGTAAAAGGAAAAGTAGTAGTTCTTGCTGACTATGGTGCATTTGTAGAAATCGCTCCAGGTGTTGAAGGATTAATCCACGTTTCTGAAATGTCTTGGTCTACTCACTTAAGATCTGCTGGAGATTTTGTAAAAGTAGGTGATGAAGTAGAAGCTGAAGTATTAACTTTAGACAGAGAAGAAAGAAAAATTTCTCTTGGTATCAAGCAATTGTCTAAAGATCCATGGGAAAACATCGAAGCTAAGTATCCGGTAGGATCTCAGCATGTAGGAACTGTAAGAAACTTCACTAACTTTGGTGTATTCGTAGAGTTAGAAGAAGGTATCGACGGATTAATCTACATCTCTGATCTTTCTTGGACTAAGAAAATCAAGCACCCATCTGAGTTCTGCGCAGTAGGTGATAAATTAGATGTTGTAGTTCTTGAATTAGATATTCAGGCTAGAAGATTATCTCTAGGTCACAAGCAATTGACTGAAAACCCATGGGATAAATTCGAAACTAAATATGCTGAAGGAACTATCCACGCTGGTAAAGCTGTAGAAGTTCACGATAAAGGAGCTTCTGTTCAATTCGAGGATGCTGAGGTTGAAGCTTTCTGCCCTTCAAGATTATTAGAGAAAGAAGATGGATCTAAAATCAAAAAAGGTGAAGAGGCTCAGTTCAAAGTAATCGAATTCAACAAAGAATTCAAGAGAGTAGTAGTATCTCACACAGGTATCTTCAGAGACGAAGAGAAGAAAAACGTAAAAGAAGCTTCTTCTAGAAACGTAACTTCTTCTTCTAACAACGAAGAAAGATCTACTCTTGGAGACATCGACGCATTAGCAGAGTTGAAAAGAAAAATGGAAGAAGGTAAATAA
- a CDS encoding DEAD/DEAH box helicase, whose product MELQPIYQKLQIQDMNQMQKSTYKASESNTDIVLLSPTGSGKTLAFLFPVVRNLKKNVQGVQALILVPARELALQIEQVFKSMGTDFKVSVCYGGHDKKIEVNNLIEAPAVLIGTPGRVVYHLRNNNFDPKTIKTLVLDEFDKALELGFHDDMEFISNSLKELSQRILTSATAMDEIPTFTGLKDEKVINFLKENDVKPDLQLRKVMTIPEEKLDTLFNLVCKIGNKRTLIFCNHRDAVDRISELLHQMGIDRETFHGGMEQDERERALLKFRNDSARILITTDLAARGLDIPEVESIVHYQLPPKEDAFIHRNGRTARMNAKGFVYLIMTEEENFPFIKNNTPEENVAGFTKVPQKTPFQTVYISAGKKDKVNKVDIVGYLLKKGELQKEDVGIIEVKDTTSYVAVSRNKVNALLRKLQNEKLKGKKVKMEIAY is encoded by the coding sequence ATGGAATTACAGCCGATCTATCAAAAACTGCAGATTCAGGATATGAATCAGATGCAGAAATCTACTTATAAAGCGTCTGAAAGCAATACAGACATTGTCTTACTCTCTCCTACAGGATCCGGGAAAACGCTGGCCTTTTTATTTCCTGTTGTCAGAAATCTGAAAAAAAATGTTCAGGGTGTTCAGGCTTTGATACTGGTTCCGGCAAGGGAACTTGCTTTACAGATTGAGCAGGTTTTTAAATCCATGGGAACAGATTTTAAAGTTTCTGTATGCTATGGAGGACATGACAAAAAAATTGAGGTTAATAATTTAATTGAAGCTCCGGCTGTATTGATCGGAACTCCGGGAAGAGTTGTTTACCACTTGAGAAATAATAATTTTGATCCGAAAACAATTAAGACTCTGGTTCTTGATGAATTCGACAAAGCTCTGGAACTGGGTTTTCATGATGATATGGAATTCATTTCCAATTCTTTAAAAGAACTTTCTCAGAGAATTTTAACATCTGCCACAGCTATGGATGAAATTCCCACGTTTACAGGCTTAAAAGATGAAAAAGTAATCAATTTCCTTAAAGAAAATGATGTAAAACCGGATCTCCAGCTGAGAAAAGTGATGACTATTCCGGAGGAAAAACTGGATACACTTTTCAATCTGGTTTGTAAAATCGGAAACAAAAGAACCCTGATCTTCTGCAACCACCGTGATGCTGTAGACCGTATCTCTGAACTTCTTCATCAGATGGGAATAGACAGAGAAACCTTCCATGGCGGTATGGAACAGGATGAAAGAGAACGTGCGCTGCTGAAATTCCGTAATGATTCTGCAAGAATTCTTATTACTACGGATCTTGCTGCCCGCGGACTTGATATTCCTGAGGTAGAATCGATTGTTCATTATCAGCTTCCTCCAAAAGAAGATGCTTTCATCCACAGAAACGGACGTACCGCAAGAATGAACGCCAAAGGTTTTGTCTACCTGATCATGACTGAAGAGGAAAACTTCCCGTTCATTAAAAACAATACTCCTGAAGAAAACGTTGCCGGATTCACTAAAGTTCCGCAAAAAACACCTTTCCAGACGGTTTACATCAGTGCAGGAAAAAAGGATAAAGTAAACAAAGTGGATATTGTAGGATATCTGTTAAAGAAAGGAGAGCTTCAAAAAGAAGATGTGGGAATTATCGAAGTAAAAGATACGACATCATATGTTGCCGTCTCCAGAAATAAAGTAAATGCCCTTTTAAGAAAGCTTCAGAACGAAAAACTGAAAGGTAAGAAAGTAAAAATGGAGATTGCTTATTAG
- a CDS encoding SMP-30/gluconolactonase/LRE family protein, with product MKNILKIGMIGLVFALVNCQSVNYSKMFYEGVQPEKVSDKFSFTEGPSADKEGNVYFTDQPNDKIYYWDWKTNQVIEFLNKTGRANGTHFDKDGYLITCSDDQGEIWKISKDKKVEVLLKGFEGKRLNGPNDVWNDEFGGMYFTDPLYERDYWVGFKQEIQHKSLYYRDKSGKVTQLETFTQPNGIIGSEKLKKLYLSDIDAGKTYVYDILGEGKLSEKKLFCEMGSDGMTMDKHGNLYLTGKGVHVFNSSGKKIYHIPIPEDWTSNVTFGGKNNDILFITASRSVYTFPLRVKGIK from the coding sequence ATGAAGAATATACTTAAAATAGGTATGATTGGTTTGGTTTTCGCATTGGTAAACTGTCAATCAGTAAATTATAGTAAAATGTTTTATGAGGGAGTGCAGCCGGAAAAGGTTTCGGACAAGTTCAGTTTCACAGAAGGACCATCAGCAGATAAAGAAGGGAATGTTTATTTCACCGATCAGCCTAATGATAAGATTTATTATTGGGACTGGAAAACCAATCAGGTGATAGAGTTTTTGAATAAAACAGGAAGGGCAAACGGAACACACTTTGACAAAGATGGGTATTTGATTACCTGTTCAGACGATCAGGGTGAGATATGGAAGATATCCAAAGACAAAAAAGTAGAAGTTCTGCTAAAAGGTTTCGAAGGAAAAAGGCTGAACGGCCCCAATGATGTCTGGAATGATGAATTTGGAGGAATGTACTTTACAGATCCTTTGTATGAAAGAGATTACTGGGTTGGTTTTAAACAGGAAATTCAACATAAAAGTCTTTATTACAGAGATAAATCGGGAAAAGTTACCCAATTAGAAACTTTCACCCAACCCAATGGTATTATTGGGAGTGAAAAACTAAAGAAATTGTACTTATCTGATATTGATGCCGGAAAAACCTACGTTTATGATATATTGGGAGAAGGAAAATTATCTGAGAAAAAACTGTTCTGTGAAATGGGGTCAGATGGCATGACGATGGATAAACACGGAAACCTGTACCTGACAGGAAAAGGAGTGCATGTTTTCAACAGTTCCGGGAAGAAGATCTATCACATCCCGATTCCTGAAGACTGGACTTCCAATGTCACTTTTGGCGGTAAAAACAATGATATTCTTTTCATTACTGCCTCCAGGTCAGTGTATACTTTCCCTCTGAGAGTGAAAGGAATTAAATAA
- the ccoG gene encoding cytochrome c oxidase accessory protein CcoG codes for MSAESNNIKSLEIENEDFRNSVGTMDETGKRKWIFPRKPKGKYTNYRNYTSYFLLTLFFGLPFVKINNNPFLLINVIDRKFFILGQPFYLQDFFILALGAVTSVIFVMLFTVVFGRIFCGWLCPQTLFMEMVFRKIEYWIEGDRNKQMKLDRQEWDAEKIRKRLTKWSVFLLISLIISHFMFMYIVGYEEVFRIMSEGPEANSLKFIVMIFFTMTFYFVFAWLREQVCTLVCPYGRLQGVLIDKQTINVYYDFKRGEGRAKWRNNEDRKAAGKGDCIDCNQCVVVCPTGIDIRNGQQLECVNCTACIDACDEVMEKVGLPKGLVRYATEAEIENQDKFRFTPRMKATTVILALLIGFLGFLMYDRGSMEAKFIKPAGSTFFIKNGKITNTFIYTLLNKSNEKKMLTIKVITPTNAEITYFGSEKIILKGDQILKGNINISFPEDEIKFSKQNMVIGVFDEKGQLVDSFETTFEGPFKLAL; via the coding sequence ATGAGCGCAGAGTCCAACAATATCAAGTCTTTGGAAATTGAAAATGAAGATTTCAGAAATTCAGTGGGAACCATGGATGAAACCGGTAAAAGGAAGTGGATTTTTCCCAGAAAGCCCAAAGGAAAGTATACCAACTACAGGAATTACACCAGCTATTTTCTTCTTACTTTATTTTTCGGACTGCCGTTTGTAAAGATCAATAATAATCCTTTTCTGCTGATCAATGTCATCGACAGGAAATTCTTTATTCTCGGACAGCCGTTTTACCTGCAGGACTTTTTTATTCTTGCTTTAGGGGCGGTAACCTCCGTCATTTTTGTGATGTTATTTACTGTCGTTTTCGGAAGAATATTCTGTGGGTGGCTATGCCCGCAGACGCTTTTTATGGAAATGGTCTTCCGTAAAATCGAATACTGGATCGAAGGAGACCGGAATAAACAGATGAAGCTGGACAGACAGGAATGGGATGCAGAGAAAATAAGAAAAAGGTTGACGAAATGGTCTGTTTTCCTTTTAATTTCATTGATTATTTCTCATTTTATGTTCATGTATATTGTGGGCTACGAAGAAGTTTTCCGTATTATGAGTGAAGGACCTGAAGCCAACTCACTGAAGTTTATCGTTATGATCTTTTTTACCATGACGTTCTATTTTGTTTTCGCATGGCTTCGTGAGCAGGTTTGTACGCTGGTTTGCCCTTACGGAAGGCTGCAGGGTGTATTGATCGACAAGCAAACGATCAATGTATACTATGATTTTAAAAGAGGAGAAGGCCGTGCAAAATGGAGAAATAACGAAGACAGAAAAGCAGCAGGAAAAGGAGATTGTATAGACTGTAACCAATGTGTTGTGGTATGTCCTACAGGAATCGATATCAGAAACGGACAGCAGCTGGAATGTGTAAACTGTACAGCCTGTATTGATGCCTGCGATGAAGTTATGGAGAAAGTTGGCTTACCTAAAGGATTGGTCCGCTATGCTACGGAAGCAGAAATTGAAAATCAGGACAAATTCCGGTTTACTCCAAGAATGAAAGCCACAACTGTTATCCTTGCCTTGTTGATTGGGTTCCTTGGGTTTTTAATGTATGACCGTGGTTCTATGGAAGCCAAATTCATCAAACCTGCAGGTTCTACATTTTTTATTAAGAACGGTAAAATCACCAATACTTTTATCTATACCCTTCTGAATAAATCAAACGAGAAAAAGATGCTTACCATCAAAGTGATCACTCCAACGAATGCGGAAATTACCTATTTCGGTTCTGAAAAAATTATTTTGAAAGGAGATCAGATCCTGAAAGGAAACATCAACATTTCCTTTCCTGAAGACGAAATTAAATTCTCAAAACAAAATATGGTCATCGGAGTATTTGATGAAAAAGGACAGCTGGTAGATTCGTTTGAAACTACTTTTGAAGGACCGTTTAAGTTGGCTCTTTAG
- a CDS encoding AraC family transcriptional regulator has product MNPISVLHIDLFQAGKNTSDFYFNTMKSHLVLGHRHIEKPHRHDFYAAVLFTKGTGVHEIDFQRYEVSEGSLFFLSPGQIHSWELSEDIDGYIFFCSQEFYEMHYVNQKLRNFPFFGSVSFPRKLQLNAQELKKNMSLFKELGEEHQAKNIMKEGLILSLMSQIFINAARLFSKDFDTMDSAAGLSYFKHYQDFENLIEQNFTKHKSITHYASLLGISSKHLNRIAQTVVQKTATDVITERVVLEAKRMLMYLDESLVEIAFRLGYEEYSYFVRVFRKSSGMTPTQFMRKYKA; this is encoded by the coding sequence ATGAATCCGATCTCCGTTCTTCATATCGATCTTTTCCAGGCGGGTAAAAATACTTCAGATTTTTATTTTAACACCATGAAGAGTCATTTGGTGCTGGGACATCGTCATATAGAGAAGCCTCACAGACATGATTTCTATGCAGCAGTTCTCTTTACCAAAGGAACAGGAGTGCATGAGATCGATTTTCAAAGATATGAAGTCTCTGAAGGAAGTCTTTTCTTCTTGTCACCGGGACAGATTCACAGCTGGGAGCTTTCGGAAGATATAGACGGTTACATTTTCTTTTGTTCCCAGGAATTTTATGAAATGCATTATGTGAATCAGAAACTCAGAAATTTTCCGTTTTTCGGATCCGTATCTTTCCCGCGAAAACTACAATTGAACGCTCAGGAATTGAAGAAAAACATGAGTTTATTTAAAGAACTGGGAGAAGAGCATCAGGCTAAAAACATTATGAAAGAAGGTCTGATTTTATCACTAATGTCTCAGATTTTTATTAATGCTGCAAGATTGTTTTCAAAAGATTTTGATACAATGGATTCTGCTGCCGGACTTTCTTATTTTAAACATTATCAGGATTTCGAAAATCTGATTGAACAAAACTTCACAAAACACAAGTCCATTACGCATTATGCCTCTTTGTTAGGTATTTCATCCAAACATCTGAACAGGATTGCCCAGACTGTTGTTCAAAAAACAGCAACTGATGTCATTACTGAAAGGGTAGTGCTGGAAGCCAAAAGAATGCTCATGTATCTCGACGAGAGTTTGGTGGAAATTGCCTTTAGACTGGGATACGAAGAATATTCCTACTTTGTAAGAGTATTCCGGAAAAGCTCCGGAATGACTCCCACGCAGTTTATGAGGAAATATAAGGCTTAA